One genomic window of Daphnia pulex isolate KAP4 chromosome 12, ASM2113471v1 includes the following:
- the LOC124209770 gene encoding epoxide hydrolase 4-like isoform X2: MSSTRPNLAVRIAVPCVAWALSAGMTIVLLPFLILFWLWSALTDYSDTVKKKDKSSSKGSLVSRGLGASHFVQLKDVSIHYIEAGDRSRPLMLCLHGFPEFWFSWRHQLKEFSTTHRVVAVDLRGYGDSDKPNGRDAYKMDKLVDDVRQIIDILGNGKCDVLLAHDWGAGIGWELVIRHPELVRRFVPMNCPHPAAFIDIISTEYSQILKSWYMIFFQLPVVPEKLLTAFGASLFCWVFQRPGLEHKDAKAYLDLYQHPNGRKTSLLA; encoded by the exons ATGAGCTCGACAAGGCCGAATTTGGCCGTTCGAATTGCGGTTCCGTGTGTCGCCTGGGCTTTGTCTGCCGGAATGACCATCGTCCTCCTGCCGTTCCTTATCTTGTTCTGGCTATGGTCGGCCCTCACCGATTACTCTGACACTGTCAAAAAGAAGGACAAATCCAGCAGCAAAGGATCACTCGTCTCACGGGGCTTGGGCGCCAGTCATTTCGTTCAGTTgaag GACGTGAGCATTCACTACATCGAGGCTGGCGACCGATCACGACCGCTAATGCTATGCCTGCACGGTTTCCCCGAATTTTGGTTCTCCTGGCGCCATCAGCTCAAAGAATTTTCTACTACCCATCG GGTCGTAGCGGTGGACTTGAGAGGCTACGGAGATTCCGACAAACCCAACGGACGGGACGCTTACAAAATGGACAAGTTGGTGGATGACGTCCGCCAAATCATCGACATTCTag GTAATGGCAAGTGTGACGTCCTACTGGCTCACGATTGGGGGGCTGGAATCGGTTGGGAATTAGTCATCCGCCATCCGGAATTGGTCCGACGTTTTGTGCCCATGAATTGCCCCCATCCGGCCGCCTTCATCGACATCATTTCGACCGAATACTCGCAAATTCTCAAGTCTTG GTACATGATTTTCTTCCAATTGCCGGTCGTTCCAGAAAAGTTACTCACTGCATTTGGGGCGTCTCTCTTCTGCTGGGTTTTCCAACGTCCTGGACTCGAACACAAAGACGCCAAAGCCTATTTGGATCTCTATCAGCATCCGA ATGGGCGGAAAACTTCACTCTTGGCCTGA
- the LOC124209770 gene encoding epoxide hydrolase 4-like isoform X1, producing the protein MSSTRPNLAVRIAVPCVAWALSAGMTIVLLPFLILFWLWSALTDYSDTVKKKDKSSSKGSLVSRGLGASHFVQLKDVSIHYIEAGDRSRPLMLCLHGFPEFWFSWRHQLKEFSTTHRVVAVDLRGYGDSDKPNGRDAYKMDKLVDDVRQIIDILGNGKCDVLLAHDWGAGIGWELVIRHPELVRRFVPMNCPHPAAFIDIISTEYSQILKSWYMIFFQLPVVPEKLLTAFGASLFCWVFQRPGLEHKDAKAYLDLYQHPSDLTGPINYYRSMIDPDTMGQPGKRVKVPTLLIWGGEDRFLNISMAHRSAKWAENFTLGLIPEASHWVQQDAPRSVNEKIREFL; encoded by the exons ATGAGCTCGACAAGGCCGAATTTGGCCGTTCGAATTGCGGTTCCGTGTGTCGCCTGGGCTTTGTCTGCCGGAATGACCATCGTCCTCCTGCCGTTCCTTATCTTGTTCTGGCTATGGTCGGCCCTCACCGATTACTCTGACACTGTCAAAAAGAAGGACAAATCCAGCAGCAAAGGATCACTCGTCTCACGGGGCTTGGGCGCCAGTCATTTCGTTCAGTTgaag GACGTGAGCATTCACTACATCGAGGCTGGCGACCGATCACGACCGCTAATGCTATGCCTGCACGGTTTCCCCGAATTTTGGTTCTCCTGGCGCCATCAGCTCAAAGAATTTTCTACTACCCATCG GGTCGTAGCGGTGGACTTGAGAGGCTACGGAGATTCCGACAAACCCAACGGACGGGACGCTTACAAAATGGACAAGTTGGTGGATGACGTCCGCCAAATCATCGACATTCTag GTAATGGCAAGTGTGACGTCCTACTGGCTCACGATTGGGGGGCTGGAATCGGTTGGGAATTAGTCATCCGCCATCCGGAATTGGTCCGACGTTTTGTGCCCATGAATTGCCCCCATCCGGCCGCCTTCATCGACATCATTTCGACCGAATACTCGCAAATTCTCAAGTCTTG GTACATGATTTTCTTCCAATTGCCGGTCGTTCCAGAAAAGTTACTCACTGCATTTGGGGCGTCTCTCTTCTGCTGGGTTTTCCAACGTCCTGGACTCGAACACAAAGACGCCAAAGCCTATTTGGATCTCTATCAGCATCCGA gTGATTTGACTGGTCCGATCAACTATTACCGGAGCATGATCGATCCTGATACGATGGGTCAGCCGGGAAAGAGAGTCAAAGTACCGACCTTGCTTATCTGGGGCGGCGAGGATCGTTTCCTTAACATCTCAATGGCTCATCGATCAGCCAA ATGGGCGGAAAACTTCACTCTTGGCCTGATTCCCGAAGCGTCACATTGGGTGCAACAAGACGCTCCCCGCAGCGTCAATGAAAAAATTCGggaatttctgtaa